In a genomic window of Telopea speciosissima isolate NSW1024214 ecotype Mountain lineage chromosome 5, Tspe_v1, whole genome shotgun sequence:
- the LOC122661444 gene encoding kinesin-like protein KIN-7E isoform X1 has translation MGSINGDELPRWEKPQGAAAGGEKILVSVRLRPLNAKEIARNDVSDWECINDNTIIFRNSLPERSMYPTAYTFDRVFRGDCSTRQVYEEAAKEVVLSVVSGINSSIFAYGQTSSGKTYTMGGITEYTMTDIYDYINRHQERAFILKFSAMEIYNEAVRDLLSADATPLRLLDDPEVSIIQQRGTIVDKLTEETLRDWNHLQELLSICEAQRQIGETSLNENSSRSHQILRLTIESSAREFLGKENSSTLAASVNFVDLAGSERASQALSAGTRLKEGCHINRSLLTLGTVIRKLSKGKNGHVPYRDSKLTRILQHSLGGNARTAIICTMSPARSHVEQSRNTLLFASCANEVATNAQVNVVMSDKALVKHLQKELARLESELKSPGQACATSDSLTLLREKDLQIAKMEKETRELIQQRDLAQSRLHDLLRVVGDDQASKLREHNTWEDVKSISESSILEDPHSAIGVGRINTSWYSDSNSDNNSVYPQLPEIPENHFLTDGTSPRLSTISPTFLGRDPCQGWEEIAEETVEDSEDICKEVRCIEMEESNKVRNIEPNALSPEENEDMLSLTVTGNGDATEQVLISSPKKGDGDLKGMKNFMYGALEQKLHHVQKTIDCLVNPYLDEPSPWPPADMSSSRRLQLTKSRSCRAALMISSSTPYSESGNQNENTPPSRFDRDFPGRPEVFHGKFSVLNYGDNVKRFSSRDSQTSEGSSSIDEPNAPNIKTSTEEDISSANTFVTGLKEMAQLQYEKQLLDGQETESEPNESVHDPSESPPSWRSEFERQQREIIELWHACNVSLVHRTYFLLLFKGDSTDSIYMEVEIRRLSFLKDTFTNGNLARHAMEDGQTLTPASSMKALRQEREMLSKQIQKRFSDKEREQLFVKWGIRLDSKRRKQQLAQRLWTDTKDINHVMESATIVAKLVGFLEPGQALKEMFGLSFTPQRSSRSSNWKQSMSFSGRLHI, from the exons ATGGGGtcgattaatggagatgagctTCCACGGTGGGAAAAGCCACAGGGAGCGGCTGCCGGTGGGGAAAAAATTCTTGTTTCTGTGAGACTGAGGCCTCTTAACGCAAAGGAAATTGCCAGGAATGACGTATCGGATTGGGAATGCATCAATGATAACACGATCATTTTCAGGAACAGCCTTCCAGAGCGATCTATGTACCCAACTGCCTATACATTTG ACAGAGTATTTCGTGGTGACTGCTCCACGAGGCAGGTTTATGAGGAAGCAGCTAAGGAGGTTGTCCTTTCGGTTGTCAGTGGTATTAACT CGAGTATTTTTGCATATGGGCAAACTAGCAGTGGGAAGACATACACTATGGGTGGAATTACCGAGTATACTATGACAGATATATATGATTACATAAACAGG CATCAAGAGAGGGCATTTATTTTGAAATTCTCTGCAATGGAAATTTACAATGAAGCTGTCAGGGACCTCCTCAGTGCAGATGCTACTCCGCTAAGGCTTCTAGATGATCCAGAGGTGagtattat TCAACAGAGGGGGACTATTGTGGATAAACTTACTGAAGAAACTCTAAGGGATTGGAACCATCTGCAGGAACTCCTATCCATTTGTGAAG CTCAAAGACAGATCGGCGAGACGTCCCTTAATGAAAACAGCTCCAGATCTCATCAAATTCTGAGACTG ACTATTGAAAGTTCTGCTCGTGAATTCCTAGGCAAGGAAAATTCAAGTACACTTGCTGCTAGTGTG AATTTTGTTGATTTGGCTGGAAGTGAGCGTGCATCTCAGGCATTATCAGCTGGAACAAGATTAAAAGAAGGTTGCCACATAAATCGCAGCTTACTCACCCTGGGAACTGTTATTCGCAAACTGAG CAAAGGAAAAAATGGACATGTTCCTTACAGAGATTCTAAGTTAACACGCATACTGCAACACTCCTTAGGAGGAAATGCCAGAACTGCTATCATTTGCACCATGAGCCCTGCACGGAGCCATGTTGAGCAGTCCAGAAATACCCTTCTATTTGCAAGTTGTGCAAACGAAGTGGCTACCAATGCACAAGTCAATGTAGTTATGTCTGACAAGGCACTGGTAAAGCATTTACAAAAAGAATTGGCTAGACTGGAGAGTGAATTGAAAAGTCCAGGACAAGCTTGTGCAACATCTGATTCCCTGACACTATTGCGAGAGAAAGACCTTCAGATTGCAAAG ATGGAGAAGGAGACAAGGGAGCTCATTCAGCAGCGTGATCTTGCTCAATCACGGCTTCATGATTTACTACGAGTTGTTGGAGATGATCAGGCTTCTAAATTACGG GAACACAATACATGGGAAGATGTGAAGTCAATATCAGAGTCATCAATTTTGGAGGATCCTCACAGTGCCATTGGTGTTGGAAGAATCAATACATCTTGGTATTCTGACAGTAATAGTGATAATAATTCTGTTTACCCACAGCTGCCTGAGATTCCAGAGAACCATTTTCTGACTGATGGTACTTCCCCAAGACTATCTACCATTAGTCCAACGTTCCTTGGGCGTGATCCATGTCAGGGTTGGGAGGAGATTGCAGAAGAAACAGTTGAAGATTCTGAAGACATCTGCAAAGAAGTCAGATGCATCGAGATGGAGGAATCTAACAAGGTCAGAAATATAGAGCCAAATGCTTTGTCACCTGAAGAGAATGAAGATATGTTATCTTTGACAGTGACTGGGAATGGAGATGCAACAGAGCAGGTGTTGATATCGTCCCCAAAGAAGGGAGATGGAGACTTGAAGGGTATGAAGAATTTTATGTATGGTGCGCTGGAGCAAAAACTCCATCATGTGCAAAAAACCATTGACTGCCTTGTCAATCCCTACCTTGATGAACCATCTCCATGGCCTCCAGCTGACATGTCTAGCTCTAGAAGATTGCAGTTAACCAAGAGCAGAAGTTGTAGAGCTGCTCTCATGATTAGCTCATCCACTCCCTATTCTGAGAGTGGGAACCAGAATGAGAACACACCACCTAGCAGGTTTGACAGAGACTTCCCCGGTAGACCTGAGGTCTTCCATGGGAAGTTTTCTGTATTAAATTATGGTGACAATGTCAAAAGGTTTTCAAGTAGAGATTCCCAGACATCTGAAGGGAGTTCTTCCATTGATGAGCCAAATGCACCGAACATCAAAACCTCAACTGAAGAGGATATTTCCAGTGCCAATACTTTTGTTACAGGACTGAAGGAAATGGCCCAACTTCAGTATGAGAAGCAGCTTCTTGATGGTCAG GAGACAGAATCAGAGCCTAATGAATCTGTGCACGATCCTTCAGAATCACCTCCAAGTTGGCGTTCAGAATTCGAGAGGCAGCAGAGAGAGATAATTGAACTTTGGCATGCATGCAATGTATCATTGGTCCACAGAACCTACTTCCTCCTGCTCTTCAAAGGTGATTCAACAGATTCCATTTACATGGAAGTAGAGATCAGAAGGCTTTCCTTCCTTAAGGACACATTTACAAACGGAAATCTTGCTAGACATGCCATGGAAGATGGTCAGACACTGACACCAGCATCAAG TATGAAGGCTCTGCGTCAGGAGAGGGAGATGCTGAGTAAGCAAATACAGAAGAGGTTCTCAGATAAGGAGAGAGAGCAACTCTTCGTGAAATGGGGTATCCGTCTAGACTCAAAACGAAGGAAGCAACAGCTGGCTCAGCGCCTGTGGACGGATACAAAAGACATTAACCATGTCATGGAAAGTGCCACAATTGTTGCAAAGCTTGTTGGGTTCCTAGAGCCTGGCCAGGCCCTTAAGGAGATGTTTGGCCTTAGCTTTACACCTCAACGCTCAAGCCGATCTTCCAATTGGAAACAGAGTATGTCATTCTCTGGTAGGCTTCATATATAG
- the LOC122661444 gene encoding kinesin-like protein KIN-7E isoform X2 — protein MGSINGDELPRWEKPQGAAAGGEKILVSVRLRPLNAKEIARNDVSDWECINDNTIIFRNSLPERSMYPTAYTFDRVFRGDCSTRQVYEEAAKEVVLSVVSGINSSIFAYGQTSSGKTYTMGGITEYTMTDIYDYINRHQERAFILKFSAMEIYNEAVRDLLSADATPLRLLDDPERGTIVDKLTEETLRDWNHLQELLSICEAQRQIGETSLNENSSRSHQILRLTIESSAREFLGKENSSTLAASVNFVDLAGSERASQALSAGTRLKEGCHINRSLLTLGTVIRKLSKGKNGHVPYRDSKLTRILQHSLGGNARTAIICTMSPARSHVEQSRNTLLFASCANEVATNAQVNVVMSDKALVKHLQKELARLESELKSPGQACATSDSLTLLREKDLQIAKMEKETRELIQQRDLAQSRLHDLLRVVGDDQASKLREHNTWEDVKSISESSILEDPHSAIGVGRINTSWYSDSNSDNNSVYPQLPEIPENHFLTDGTSPRLSTISPTFLGRDPCQGWEEIAEETVEDSEDICKEVRCIEMEESNKVRNIEPNALSPEENEDMLSLTVTGNGDATEQVLISSPKKGDGDLKGMKNFMYGALEQKLHHVQKTIDCLVNPYLDEPSPWPPADMSSSRRLQLTKSRSCRAALMISSSTPYSESGNQNENTPPSRFDRDFPGRPEVFHGKFSVLNYGDNVKRFSSRDSQTSEGSSSIDEPNAPNIKTSTEEDISSANTFVTGLKEMAQLQYEKQLLDGQETESEPNESVHDPSESPPSWRSEFERQQREIIELWHACNVSLVHRTYFLLLFKGDSTDSIYMEVEIRRLSFLKDTFTNGNLARHAMEDGQTLTPASSTRALRQEREMLSKQIQKRFSDKEREQLFVKWGIRLDSKRRKQQLAQRLWTDTKDINHVMESATIVAKLVGFLEPGQALKEMFGLSFTPQRSSRSSNWKQSMSFSGRLHI, from the exons ATGGGGtcgattaatggagatgagctTCCACGGTGGGAAAAGCCACAGGGAGCGGCTGCCGGTGGGGAAAAAATTCTTGTTTCTGTGAGACTGAGGCCTCTTAACGCAAAGGAAATTGCCAGGAATGACGTATCGGATTGGGAATGCATCAATGATAACACGATCATTTTCAGGAACAGCCTTCCAGAGCGATCTATGTACCCAACTGCCTATACATTTG ACAGAGTATTTCGTGGTGACTGCTCCACGAGGCAGGTTTATGAGGAAGCAGCTAAGGAGGTTGTCCTTTCGGTTGTCAGTGGTATTAACT CGAGTATTTTTGCATATGGGCAAACTAGCAGTGGGAAGACATACACTATGGGTGGAATTACCGAGTATACTATGACAGATATATATGATTACATAAACAGG CATCAAGAGAGGGCATTTATTTTGAAATTCTCTGCAATGGAAATTTACAATGAAGCTGTCAGGGACCTCCTCAGTGCAGATGCTACTCCGCTAAGGCTTCTAGATGATCCAGAG AGGGGGACTATTGTGGATAAACTTACTGAAGAAACTCTAAGGGATTGGAACCATCTGCAGGAACTCCTATCCATTTGTGAAG CTCAAAGACAGATCGGCGAGACGTCCCTTAATGAAAACAGCTCCAGATCTCATCAAATTCTGAGACTG ACTATTGAAAGTTCTGCTCGTGAATTCCTAGGCAAGGAAAATTCAAGTACACTTGCTGCTAGTGTG AATTTTGTTGATTTGGCTGGAAGTGAGCGTGCATCTCAGGCATTATCAGCTGGAACAAGATTAAAAGAAGGTTGCCACATAAATCGCAGCTTACTCACCCTGGGAACTGTTATTCGCAAACTGAG CAAAGGAAAAAATGGACATGTTCCTTACAGAGATTCTAAGTTAACACGCATACTGCAACACTCCTTAGGAGGAAATGCCAGAACTGCTATCATTTGCACCATGAGCCCTGCACGGAGCCATGTTGAGCAGTCCAGAAATACCCTTCTATTTGCAAGTTGTGCAAACGAAGTGGCTACCAATGCACAAGTCAATGTAGTTATGTCTGACAAGGCACTGGTAAAGCATTTACAAAAAGAATTGGCTAGACTGGAGAGTGAATTGAAAAGTCCAGGACAAGCTTGTGCAACATCTGATTCCCTGACACTATTGCGAGAGAAAGACCTTCAGATTGCAAAG ATGGAGAAGGAGACAAGGGAGCTCATTCAGCAGCGTGATCTTGCTCAATCACGGCTTCATGATTTACTACGAGTTGTTGGAGATGATCAGGCTTCTAAATTACGG GAACACAATACATGGGAAGATGTGAAGTCAATATCAGAGTCATCAATTTTGGAGGATCCTCACAGTGCCATTGGTGTTGGAAGAATCAATACATCTTGGTATTCTGACAGTAATAGTGATAATAATTCTGTTTACCCACAGCTGCCTGAGATTCCAGAGAACCATTTTCTGACTGATGGTACTTCCCCAAGACTATCTACCATTAGTCCAACGTTCCTTGGGCGTGATCCATGTCAGGGTTGGGAGGAGATTGCAGAAGAAACAGTTGAAGATTCTGAAGACATCTGCAAAGAAGTCAGATGCATCGAGATGGAGGAATCTAACAAGGTCAGAAATATAGAGCCAAATGCTTTGTCACCTGAAGAGAATGAAGATATGTTATCTTTGACAGTGACTGGGAATGGAGATGCAACAGAGCAGGTGTTGATATCGTCCCCAAAGAAGGGAGATGGAGACTTGAAGGGTATGAAGAATTTTATGTATGGTGCGCTGGAGCAAAAACTCCATCATGTGCAAAAAACCATTGACTGCCTTGTCAATCCCTACCTTGATGAACCATCTCCATGGCCTCCAGCTGACATGTCTAGCTCTAGAAGATTGCAGTTAACCAAGAGCAGAAGTTGTAGAGCTGCTCTCATGATTAGCTCATCCACTCCCTATTCTGAGAGTGGGAACCAGAATGAGAACACACCACCTAGCAGGTTTGACAGAGACTTCCCCGGTAGACCTGAGGTCTTCCATGGGAAGTTTTCTGTATTAAATTATGGTGACAATGTCAAAAGGTTTTCAAGTAGAGATTCCCAGACATCTGAAGGGAGTTCTTCCATTGATGAGCCAAATGCACCGAACATCAAAACCTCAACTGAAGAGGATATTTCCAGTGCCAATACTTTTGTTACAGGACTGAAGGAAATGGCCCAACTTCAGTATGAGAAGCAGCTTCTTGATGGTCAG GAGACAGAATCAGAGCCTAATGAATCTGTGCACGATCCTTCAGAATCACCTCCAAGTTGGCGTTCAGAATTCGAGAGGCAGCAGAGAGAGATAATTGAACTTTGGCATGCATGCAATGTATCATTGGTCCACAGAACCTACTTCCTCCTGCTCTTCAAAGGTGATTCAACAGATTCCATTTACATGGAAGTAGAGATCAGAAGGCTTTCCTTCCTTAAGGACACATTTACAAACGGAAATCTTGCTAGACATGCCATGGAAGATGGTCAGACACTGACACCAGCATCAAG CACAAG GGCTCTGCGTCAGGAGAGGGAGATGCTGAGTAAGCAAATACAGAAGAGGTTCTCAGATAAGGAGAGAGAGCAACTCTTCGTGAAATGGGGTATCCGTCTAGACTCAAAACGAAGGAAGCAACAGCTGGCTCAGCGCCTGTGGACGGATACAAAAGACATTAACCATGTCATGGAAAGTGCCACAATTGTTGCAAAGCTTGTTGGGTTCCTAGAGCCTGGCCAGGCCCTTAAGGAGATGTTTGGCCTTAGCTTTACACCTCAACGCTCAAGCCGATCTTCCAATTGGAAACAGAGTATGTCATTCTCTGGTAGGCTTCATATATAG
- the LOC122661445 gene encoding protein ACCUMULATION AND REPLICATION OF CHLOROPLASTS 6, chloroplastic — protein MEALKHFGFGICYSPKPDAKRRRPTSKFKLIRGSGNGDVQTDDSVTTFYASKHKWAERLLGDFQFLPSSSPPDTLDRHSTSSSSSVLPPAAAPERYVSLPIDFYKVLGAETHFLGDGIRRAYDARVSKPPQYGFSHDALLSRRQILQAASETLANSRSRAEYNQGLAVDKDGTLVTEVPWDKVPGALCLLQEAGETEVVLQVGNGLLRERLPKSFKQDVVLAMALAYVDMSRDAMALVPPDFIESCEVLERALKLLQEEGASTLAPDLQAQIDETLEEINPRCVLELLALPLDEEHQTKRQEGLHGVRNILWAVGGGGAVAIAGGFTREDFMNEAFLCMTAAEQVDLFATTPSNIPAESFEVYGVALALVAQAFVAKKPHLIKDADNLFQQLQQTKIMALGTMISDSATRVDCEVNFALERGLCSLLVGEVDECRSWLGLDGDNSPYRDPSVVDFVLENSKDDADNDLLPGLCKLLETWLMEVVFPRFRDTQIMQFKLGDYYDDPTVLRYLEKLEGAGGSPLAAAAAIVRIGAGATAVLDNVKTSAFQALQKVFPLSNREEGMRDQEFCDKNNSVPYMESEDLVEKPNQDNTGGVAEVSGKINSDELAGQGLIFDKIKDAGPKIVCAGVVVGLLTIAGLKYLPSRNGSSILHKEVGSAMVADTIKLDEKSVEEIPRMDARFAETLVREWQNIKSYALGPDHCLSKLPEVLEGQMLKIWTDRAKEIAQHGWHWDYTLLGLTIDSVTVSLDGRRALVEATLEETARLTDVTHPEHNDSYNTTYTTRYEMFYSKSGWKITEGAVLKS, from the exons GATCGCCATTCcacttcctcctcttcttcagtCCTTCCTCCAGCTGCAGCTCCGGAGCGATATGTTTCTCTTCCTATTGATTTCTATAAG GTATTAGGTGCTGAAACTCACTTCCTGGGGGACGGCATTAGGAGGGCTTATGATGCTAGGGTTTCCAAACCACCCCAATACGGCTTCAGCCACGACGCATTACTCAGCCGTAGACAGATTCTTCAAGCCGCTTCTGAAACCTTAGCAAACTCCAGGTCAAGAGCGGAATACAACCAAGGACTCGCCGTTGACAAAGATGGAACTCTCGTCACTGAAGTCCCTTGGGATAAG GTTCCGGGAGCTTTGTGTTTGCTCCAAGAGGCGGGAGAGACAGAGGTGGTTCTTCAGGTCGGCAATGGTTTGCTTAGAGAGAGACTGCCCAAATCATTTAAGCAAGACGTTGTGCTGGCGATGGCGCTTGCTTATGTTGACATGTCCAGGGATGCTATGGCATTGGTTCCTCCTGATTTTATTGAGAGCTGCGAAGTGCTCGAGAGGGCATTGAAGCTCTTACAG GAGGAAGGCGCAAGTACCCTTGCACCGGACTTGCAGGCACAAATTGATGAGACATTGGAGGAAATAAACCCACGTTGTGTTCTGGAGCTTTTGGCCTTACCTCTTGATGAAGAGCACCAAACAAAAAGGCAGGAGGGACTTCATGGTGTGCGCAACATTTTATGGGCTGTTGGAGGAGGGGGTGCAGTTGCAATTGCTGGAGGATTTACCCGTGAAGATTTTATGAATGAAGCGTTCTTATGCATGACAGCAGCAGAGCAG GTGGATTTATTTGCTACCACGCCAAGCAATATTCCAGCAGAAAGTTTCGAGGTTTATGGGGTGGCGCTTGCTCTTGTTGCTCAAGCTTTTGTGGCTAAAAAGCCTCATCTAATCAAAGACGCAGATAACCTGTTCCAACAACTTCAGCAAACCAAGATAATGGCTCTGGGAACCATGATCTCTGACAGTGCCACAAGGGTAGATTGTGAGGTGAATTTTGCTTTAGAGCGGGGGCTTTGTTCGCTGCTTGTAGGAGAGGTTGATGAGTGTCGGTCATGGTTGGGTTTAGATGGTGATAACTCACCATACAGAGACCCATCGGTTGTGGATTTTGTACTGGAAAATTCAAAGGATGATGCGGACAATGATCTTCTTCCTGGGCTTTGCAAACTATTGGAGACATGGTTGATGGAGGTGGTGTTTCCCAGATTTAGAGATACTCAAATTATGCAGTTCAAACTCGGTGATTATTATGATGACCCTACAGTCCTTAGATATCTGGAGAAGCTGGAGGGGGCTGGTGGTTCACCCTTAGCTGCAGCTGCAGCCATAGTCAGAATTGGGGCTGGGGCTACCGCAGTGCTTGATAATGTGAAAACAAGTGCATTTCAAGCATTGCAGAAGGTATTTCCACTAAGTAATAGGGAAGAAGGGATGAGAGATCAGGAATTTTGTGATAAGAACAATTCTGTCCCATATATGGAAAGTGAGGATCTTGTGGAGAAGCCTAATCAAGATAATACTGGTGGTGTAGCTGAGGTCTCAGGGAAAATCAATTCTGATGAATTGGCTGGTCAGGGGTTGATATTTGACAAGATAAAAGATGCAGGTCCAAAGATTGTCTGTGCTGGTGTGGTGGTTGGATTACTGACTATTGCGGGCTTGAAGTATTTACCGTCTAGAAATGGATCATCAATTCTACATAAAGAAGTTGGTTCGGCAATGGTTGCTGATACTATCAAATTAG ATGAAAAATCTGTTGAGGAGATACCCAGAATGGATGCAAGGTTTGCAGAAACTCTTGTTCGTGAGTGGCAGAACATTAAATCTTATGCACTAGGACCTGATCATTGTCTCAGCAAATTGCCAGAG GTTTTGGAGGGTCAGATGCTGAAGATATGGACAGATCGTGCAAAAGAAATTGCCCAACATGGCTGGCACTGGGATTACACATTGTTAGGACTTACCATTGATAGTGTGACCGTCTCCCTTGATGGGCGCCGAGCCCTGGTAGAAGCAACGCTTGAGGAGACAGCCCGTCTAACGGATGTGACCCATCCAGAGCATAATGATTCTTATAATACAACCTACACTACTAGGTATGAAATGTTTTATTCTAAATCAGGATGGAAGATTACAGAAGGAGCCGTGCTCAAATCATAA
- the LOC122661444 gene encoding kinesin-like protein KIN-7E isoform X3 — MGSINGDELPRWEKPQGAAAGGEKILVSVRLRPLNAKEIARNDVSDWECINDNTIIFRNSLPERSMYPTAYTFDRVFRGDCSTRQVYEEAAKEVVLSVVSGINSSIFAYGQTSSGKTYTMGGITEYTMTDIYDYINRHQERAFILKFSAMEIYNEAVRDLLSADATPLRLLDDPERGTIVDKLTEETLRDWNHLQELLSICEAQRQIGETSLNENSSRSHQILRLTIESSAREFLGKENSSTLAASVNFVDLAGSERASQALSAGTRLKEGCHINRSLLTLGTVIRKLSKGKNGHVPYRDSKLTRILQHSLGGNARTAIICTMSPARSHVEQSRNTLLFASCANEVATNAQVNVVMSDKALVKHLQKELARLESELKSPGQACATSDSLTLLREKDLQIAKMEKETRELIQQRDLAQSRLHDLLRVVGDDQASKLREHNTWEDVKSISESSILEDPHSAIGVGRINTSWYSDSNSDNNSVYPQLPEIPENHFLTDGTSPRLSTISPTFLGRDPCQGWEEIAEETVEDSEDICKEVRCIEMEESNKVRNIEPNALSPEENEDMLSLTVTGNGDATEQVLISSPKKGDGDLKGMKNFMYGALEQKLHHVQKTIDCLVNPYLDEPSPWPPADMSSSRRLQLTKSRSCRAALMISSSTPYSESGNQNENTPPSRFDRDFPGRPEVFHGKFSVLNYGDNVKRFSSRDSQTSEGSSSIDEPNAPNIKTSTEEDISSANTFVTGLKEMAQLQYEKQLLDGQETESEPNESVHDPSESPPSWRSEFERQQREIIELWHACNVSLVHRTYFLLLFKGDSTDSIYMEVEIRRLSFLKDTFTNGNLARHAMEDGQTLTPASSMKALRQEREMLSKQIQKRFSDKEREQLFVKWGIRLDSKRRKQQLAQRLWTDTKDINHVMESATIVAKLVGFLEPGQALKEMFGLSFTPQRSSRSSNWKQSMSFSGRLHI, encoded by the exons ATGGGGtcgattaatggagatgagctTCCACGGTGGGAAAAGCCACAGGGAGCGGCTGCCGGTGGGGAAAAAATTCTTGTTTCTGTGAGACTGAGGCCTCTTAACGCAAAGGAAATTGCCAGGAATGACGTATCGGATTGGGAATGCATCAATGATAACACGATCATTTTCAGGAACAGCCTTCCAGAGCGATCTATGTACCCAACTGCCTATACATTTG ACAGAGTATTTCGTGGTGACTGCTCCACGAGGCAGGTTTATGAGGAAGCAGCTAAGGAGGTTGTCCTTTCGGTTGTCAGTGGTATTAACT CGAGTATTTTTGCATATGGGCAAACTAGCAGTGGGAAGACATACACTATGGGTGGAATTACCGAGTATACTATGACAGATATATATGATTACATAAACAGG CATCAAGAGAGGGCATTTATTTTGAAATTCTCTGCAATGGAAATTTACAATGAAGCTGTCAGGGACCTCCTCAGTGCAGATGCTACTCCGCTAAGGCTTCTAGATGATCCAGAG AGGGGGACTATTGTGGATAAACTTACTGAAGAAACTCTAAGGGATTGGAACCATCTGCAGGAACTCCTATCCATTTGTGAAG CTCAAAGACAGATCGGCGAGACGTCCCTTAATGAAAACAGCTCCAGATCTCATCAAATTCTGAGACTG ACTATTGAAAGTTCTGCTCGTGAATTCCTAGGCAAGGAAAATTCAAGTACACTTGCTGCTAGTGTG AATTTTGTTGATTTGGCTGGAAGTGAGCGTGCATCTCAGGCATTATCAGCTGGAACAAGATTAAAAGAAGGTTGCCACATAAATCGCAGCTTACTCACCCTGGGAACTGTTATTCGCAAACTGAG CAAAGGAAAAAATGGACATGTTCCTTACAGAGATTCTAAGTTAACACGCATACTGCAACACTCCTTAGGAGGAAATGCCAGAACTGCTATCATTTGCACCATGAGCCCTGCACGGAGCCATGTTGAGCAGTCCAGAAATACCCTTCTATTTGCAAGTTGTGCAAACGAAGTGGCTACCAATGCACAAGTCAATGTAGTTATGTCTGACAAGGCACTGGTAAAGCATTTACAAAAAGAATTGGCTAGACTGGAGAGTGAATTGAAAAGTCCAGGACAAGCTTGTGCAACATCTGATTCCCTGACACTATTGCGAGAGAAAGACCTTCAGATTGCAAAG ATGGAGAAGGAGACAAGGGAGCTCATTCAGCAGCGTGATCTTGCTCAATCACGGCTTCATGATTTACTACGAGTTGTTGGAGATGATCAGGCTTCTAAATTACGG GAACACAATACATGGGAAGATGTGAAGTCAATATCAGAGTCATCAATTTTGGAGGATCCTCACAGTGCCATTGGTGTTGGAAGAATCAATACATCTTGGTATTCTGACAGTAATAGTGATAATAATTCTGTTTACCCACAGCTGCCTGAGATTCCAGAGAACCATTTTCTGACTGATGGTACTTCCCCAAGACTATCTACCATTAGTCCAACGTTCCTTGGGCGTGATCCATGTCAGGGTTGGGAGGAGATTGCAGAAGAAACAGTTGAAGATTCTGAAGACATCTGCAAAGAAGTCAGATGCATCGAGATGGAGGAATCTAACAAGGTCAGAAATATAGAGCCAAATGCTTTGTCACCTGAAGAGAATGAAGATATGTTATCTTTGACAGTGACTGGGAATGGAGATGCAACAGAGCAGGTGTTGATATCGTCCCCAAAGAAGGGAGATGGAGACTTGAAGGGTATGAAGAATTTTATGTATGGTGCGCTGGAGCAAAAACTCCATCATGTGCAAAAAACCATTGACTGCCTTGTCAATCCCTACCTTGATGAACCATCTCCATGGCCTCCAGCTGACATGTCTAGCTCTAGAAGATTGCAGTTAACCAAGAGCAGAAGTTGTAGAGCTGCTCTCATGATTAGCTCATCCACTCCCTATTCTGAGAGTGGGAACCAGAATGAGAACACACCACCTAGCAGGTTTGACAGAGACTTCCCCGGTAGACCTGAGGTCTTCCATGGGAAGTTTTCTGTATTAAATTATGGTGACAATGTCAAAAGGTTTTCAAGTAGAGATTCCCAGACATCTGAAGGGAGTTCTTCCATTGATGAGCCAAATGCACCGAACATCAAAACCTCAACTGAAGAGGATATTTCCAGTGCCAATACTTTTGTTACAGGACTGAAGGAAATGGCCCAACTTCAGTATGAGAAGCAGCTTCTTGATGGTCAG GAGACAGAATCAGAGCCTAATGAATCTGTGCACGATCCTTCAGAATCACCTCCAAGTTGGCGTTCAGAATTCGAGAGGCAGCAGAGAGAGATAATTGAACTTTGGCATGCATGCAATGTATCATTGGTCCACAGAACCTACTTCCTCCTGCTCTTCAAAGGTGATTCAACAGATTCCATTTACATGGAAGTAGAGATCAGAAGGCTTTCCTTCCTTAAGGACACATTTACAAACGGAAATCTTGCTAGACATGCCATGGAAGATGGTCAGACACTGACACCAGCATCAAG TATGAAGGCTCTGCGTCAGGAGAGGGAGATGCTGAGTAAGCAAATACAGAAGAGGTTCTCAGATAAGGAGAGAGAGCAACTCTTCGTGAAATGGGGTATCCGTCTAGACTCAAAACGAAGGAAGCAACAGCTGGCTCAGCGCCTGTGGACGGATACAAAAGACATTAACCATGTCATGGAAAGTGCCACAATTGTTGCAAAGCTTGTTGGGTTCCTAGAGCCTGGCCAGGCCCTTAAGGAGATGTTTGGCCTTAGCTTTACACCTCAACGCTCAAGCCGATCTTCCAATTGGAAACAGAGTATGTCATTCTCTGGTAGGCTTCATATATAG